A part of Nesterenkonia lutea genomic DNA contains:
- a CDS encoding Na(+)/H(+) antiporter subunit B yields the protein MLGPAPAGVPVSDMILGAGLLASVLCTVIPRSRFTQSMGLLGLGVLCTLAWLRLGSVDVALAEASIGGGILAALLVWLSFHAPAHSSPDAAAEPRWSWLRPAAGTVCAAALVLVFAAVWLRAEQALPAWDAALRQEMTIDGVEHEITGVLLVFRFYDTLLETAVLMLTAVAALALGRDETSAGLPAVSQPLSSAGQPVIPSTLHWLVRVLAPVLLLLGLWLLFAGSTDSGGAFQSGAVLCAVLILLRSSQVPLGGLTRVWLRPALVAGVIVFILAALTHLAAPFSFPVLLTVEILLALGIAAGLYALYLSLENPT from the coding sequence GTGTTGGGTCCCGCACCGGCGGGGGTCCCGGTGTCGGACATGATCCTGGGGGCGGGACTGCTCGCCTCGGTGCTGTGCACCGTGATTCCGCGCTCACGATTCACCCAGTCCATGGGCCTGCTCGGCCTGGGCGTGCTGTGCACCCTGGCCTGGCTGCGTCTGGGCAGCGTGGATGTGGCGCTGGCGGAGGCGAGCATCGGCGGGGGAATCCTGGCCGCGCTCCTGGTCTGGCTCTCCTTCCACGCCCCCGCCCACTCCTCCCCCGATGCCGCCGCCGAGCCGCGGTGGAGCTGGCTGCGCCCGGCAGCAGGCACAGTGTGTGCCGCCGCACTCGTCCTGGTCTTCGCCGCGGTGTGGCTCCGCGCGGAGCAGGCGCTGCCCGCCTGGGACGCGGCGCTGCGCCAGGAGATGACCATTGACGGGGTGGAACACGAGATCACCGGGGTCCTGCTCGTCTTCCGGTTCTACGACACGCTGCTGGAGACCGCGGTGCTGATGCTCACCGCCGTCGCCGCTCTGGCGCTGGGTCGGGATGAGACATCTGCTGGCCTGCCCGCCGTCAGCCAGCCTCTCTCCTCCGCGGGGCAGCCGGTGATCCCCTCGACACTGCACTGGCTCGTCCGCGTGCTGGCCCCGGTGCTGCTGCTGCTGGGACTGTGGCTTCTCTTCGCCGGGAGCACCGACTCCGGAGGTGCCTTTCAATCCGGCGCGGTGCTCTGTGCGGTGCTGATCCTGCTGCGCAGCTCCCAGGTTCCGCTCGGCGGCCTCACCCGAGTGTGGCTGCGCCCCGCGCTGGTGGCCGGGGTCATCGTGTTCATCCTGGCCGCGCTGACCCATCTTGCGGCACCCTTCTCCTTCCCCGTGCTGCTGACCGTGGAGATCCTGCTCGCGCTGGGGATCGCTGCGGGGCTCTACGCCCTGTATCTGAGTCTGGAGAACCCCACGTGA
- a CDS encoding complex I subunit 5 family protein: MNAPLTLTQLCLAGVVMIPLLTSAVSVLLGSRARRVLGVVTAAAVLGLGVPLVAQVTAGQTVELALGGFTAPLGITLRADGLSALFLAMTAVVGAVVTCYAAARPDSTGLRLVGKDTWRAGQTGFWPLWLGCWAGLNAIFVSADLFNTYVGLELVGLSAVALVALGGRESWSSALRYLFITVLGSLLFLVGVALIYSVTGTLDLFDAGAAIAELARAADATGRTGGTGGTAGAGGIGGADPSAGDPAGTGPADLSPVVLAMILMSLGLALKMALVPLHRWLIPAHSGAPSAVSPLLSGLVIKASLFVLLRCWLWVAGPLPELTVLAWLLAGMGAAAILIGSVLALRQTHLKPLVAYSTVAQVGYWFLLLPLILDPSASAMEARPGTTLEDGSVLAGALSGTVTLALGHGLAKASLFLSAGHLKDLYGTDEIAVLRGAGREHPMLILSMGLSAVGLIGLPLSLGFSGKWLLATSAVASGHYWMLPVLVIGTLLSAAYLVKAVAPLLVMSEDDDSAVSLPEAQTTAGSPALTGRAQLAPFVLGSLTVLTGFLGVWFTGVLEVGAPW, from the coding sequence GTGAACGCCCCGCTGACGCTGACTCAGCTCTGCCTCGCCGGCGTGGTGATGATCCCGCTGCTGACCAGTGCGGTCAGCGTGCTGCTCGGCTCACGCGCCCGGCGGGTTCTGGGCGTGGTGACCGCGGCGGCGGTGCTCGGGCTGGGCGTTCCGCTGGTGGCGCAGGTGACCGCGGGGCAGACCGTGGAGCTGGCGCTCGGCGGATTCACCGCTCCGCTGGGCATCACGCTGCGCGCCGACGGTCTCTCCGCGCTGTTCCTCGCGATGACCGCTGTGGTCGGTGCTGTGGTCACCTGCTATGCGGCGGCCAGGCCCGACTCCACCGGGCTGCGCCTTGTGGGGAAGGACACCTGGCGCGCAGGCCAGACCGGTTTCTGGCCGCTGTGGCTGGGCTGCTGGGCGGGGTTGAACGCGATCTTCGTCTCCGCGGACCTGTTCAACACCTATGTGGGACTGGAGCTGGTCGGTCTCAGCGCAGTGGCGCTGGTCGCCCTCGGAGGCCGGGAGTCCTGGTCCAGCGCGCTGCGCTATCTCTTCATCACCGTCCTGGGATCGCTGCTGTTCCTGGTCGGGGTGGCGCTGATCTATTCCGTGACCGGCACGCTGGACCTGTTCGACGCGGGCGCAGCCATCGCCGAACTCGCACGCGCCGCAGACGCAACAGGCAGAACAGGCGGCACGGGCGGAACAGCCGGTGCGGGCGGCATCGGCGGAGCAGACCCGAGCGCCGGCGATCCTGCCGGGACCGGGCCGGCTGACCTCTCCCCGGTGGTGCTCGCGATGATCCTGATGAGCCTCGGTCTGGCGCTGAAGATGGCCCTGGTTCCGCTGCACCGCTGGCTGATCCCCGCCCATTCGGGTGCCCCCAGCGCGGTCTCGCCGCTGCTCTCGGGACTGGTGATCAAGGCCTCGCTGTTCGTGCTCCTGCGCTGCTGGCTCTGGGTCGCCGGGCCGCTGCCCGAACTCACCGTGCTGGCCTGGCTGTTGGCCGGCATGGGCGCGGCCGCGATCCTGATCGGTTCGGTGCTCGCACTGCGGCAGACCCATCTGAAGCCACTGGTGGCCTATTCCACAGTGGCCCAGGTGGGGTACTGGTTCCTGCTGCTGCCGCTGATCCTGGACCCTTCCGCGAGCGCCATGGAGGCACGGCCCGGCACCACGCTGGAGGACGGTTCGGTCCTGGCCGGAGCACTGAGCGGAACAGTGACGCTGGCCCTGGGCCACGGTCTGGCCAAGGCGAGCCTGTTCCTCTCCGCGGGACATCTCAAGGACCTCTACGGCACCGATGAGATCGCGGTGCTGCGCGGGGCCGGCCGGGAGCACCCCATGCTCATCCTGAGCATGGGACTCAGCGCGGTGGGACTGATCGGATTGCCGCTGTCGCTGGGATTCTCCGGGAAATGGCTGCTGGCGACCTCGGCGGTCGCCTCCGGCCACTACTGGATGCTGCCGGTGCTCGTCATCGGCACCCTGCTCAGTGCCGCCTATCTGGTGAAGGCCGTCGCCCCGCTGCTGGTCATGAGTGAGGACGATGACTCTGCGGTGTCGCTGCCCGAGGCGCAGACCACCGCGGGCTCCCCCGCACTGACCGGTCGGGCGCAGCTGGCCCCCTTCGTGCTGGGAAGCCTGACCGTGCTGACCGGCTTCCTGGGCGTCTGGTTCACCGGCGTGCTGGAGGTGGGCGCGCCATGGTGA
- a CDS encoding carbohydrate ABC transporter permease has product MRRGSWLDAFSRQNLADTIFTGYLPIFVALLVIVLPLAWMVSSSFKPPSEIVTLSPTLLPQDPTAGNYGDVVDRVPLLTMFGNSVYVTLVGSSIKVFLAVTTAYALVFIRVPGRNFIFLGILVALMVPPEVSMLPNYLTITSLGGRDTLWGIILPGLGTAFGTFLLRQHFKALPKEMFEAAELDGAGHFRKLFQIAAPVSIPAIATVGLVTVVNEWNSFLWPLVITGSAEKMTLPVGLNLLQSVETQAGSYGILMAGAVIVIVPMLVIFAALQKYIVAGLTQGSVK; this is encoded by the coding sequence ATGCGCCGCGGCAGCTGGTTGGACGCCTTCAGCAGGCAGAACCTCGCAGACACGATCTTCACCGGCTACCTGCCGATCTTCGTGGCCCTGCTGGTGATCGTGCTGCCGCTGGCCTGGATGGTCTCCTCCAGCTTCAAACCGCCGAGCGAGATCGTCACGCTCAGCCCCACGCTGCTGCCGCAGGACCCCACGGCGGGCAACTACGGCGACGTCGTCGACCGGGTTCCGCTGCTGACCATGTTCGGCAACAGCGTCTACGTGACGCTCGTGGGCTCCAGCATCAAGGTGTTCCTGGCCGTGACCACCGCCTACGCGCTGGTGTTCATCCGCGTGCCGGGCAGGAACTTCATCTTCCTGGGCATCCTGGTGGCGCTGATGGTGCCGCCCGAGGTGTCCATGCTGCCGAACTACCTGACCATCACCTCGCTCGGCGGACGCGACACCCTGTGGGGGATCATCCTGCCGGGTCTGGGCACCGCCTTCGGCACCTTCCTGCTGCGCCAGCACTTCAAGGCCCTGCCCAAGGAGATGTTCGAGGCGGCAGAGCTTGATGGCGCCGGACACTTCCGCAAGCTCTTCCAGATCGCCGCCCCGGTCTCCATCCCGGCCATCGCCACAGTGGGCCTGGTGACCGTGGTCAACGAGTGGAACAGCTTCCTGTGGCCGCTGGTGATCACCGGCAGCGCGGAGAAGATGACCCTGCCGGTGGGGCTGAACCTGCTCCAGTCGGTGGAGACCCAGGCCGGCAGCTACGGCATCCTCATGGCCGGCGCGGTCATCGTGATCGTGCCGATGCTGGTGATCTTCGCCGCGCTGCAGAAGTACATCGTGGCCGGACTTACCCAGGGCTCGGTCAAATGA
- a CDS encoding complex I subunit 5 family protein — translation MVTLFERLPGEFLPVIPVLMVLLSLTAAVVIFPLPENRVRLRAGINLTAAVLKVLLVIALVPSVVADGARPEFSAPFLPGIELVLRVDPLALFFAGLSSLLWLLTTIYALGYLRGTQNKSRFFGFFSLCVTATVGISFSGNLITFLVFYELLTVVTYPLVAHWGTPESLRAARIYLRYALSGGLAVLIGVVWLTIYVGPVSFEAGGAAGVAELVRDQPMPALAIFVLLVGGLGVKAALFPLHGWLPLAMVAPAPVSALLHAVAVVKAGVFGILRVVHDVFGVEAAAELGVLTPLLVLAAFTVLYGSYQALRQEELKKRLAYSTVSQVSYVVLGVTMINELATSGGVVHLVHQGIMKITLFFCAGLFAEVLRAHTVTALRGAGRRMPLTSVAFTAGALGMIGLPPTAGFISKWQLGSGAVSSDQSWVLWVLVASSLLNAAYFLPVVYSLWFDEPPEPPEDPEGPRTTTARGPSEADPLRVKEPRSLVIPALITAGLTVLLGLVASLAFAPLQIARFIAEGVLG, via the coding sequence ATGGTGACCCTGTTCGAGCGGCTGCCCGGCGAGTTCCTCCCGGTGATCCCGGTGCTGATGGTCCTGCTGTCCCTGACGGCCGCCGTCGTCATCTTCCCGCTGCCCGAGAACAGGGTGAGGCTGCGCGCCGGGATCAACCTCACCGCCGCCGTGCTCAAGGTGCTGCTGGTCATCGCGCTGGTCCCCTCCGTGGTGGCCGACGGCGCCCGGCCCGAGTTCTCCGCCCCCTTCCTGCCTGGGATCGAGCTGGTGCTGCGGGTGGACCCGCTGGCGCTGTTCTTCGCCGGGCTCTCCTCGCTGCTGTGGCTGCTGACCACCATCTACGCCCTGGGATACCTGCGCGGCACGCAGAACAAGAGCCGCTTCTTCGGGTTCTTCAGCCTCTGCGTGACCGCCACTGTGGGCATCTCCTTCTCCGGAAACCTGATCACCTTCCTGGTCTTCTATGAGCTGCTGACCGTGGTGACCTATCCGCTGGTGGCCCACTGGGGCACCCCCGAGTCCCTGCGCGCCGCACGGATCTACCTGCGCTATGCCCTCAGCGGGGGCCTCGCCGTGCTGATCGGGGTGGTCTGGCTGACCATCTACGTCGGGCCGGTGAGCTTCGAGGCCGGCGGGGCGGCGGGCGTGGCCGAGCTGGTCCGCGATCAGCCGATGCCCGCCCTGGCGATCTTCGTGCTGCTGGTGGGAGGCCTGGGGGTCAAGGCCGCACTGTTCCCGCTGCACGGCTGGCTGCCGCTGGCGATGGTCGCCCCAGCACCGGTCTCGGCGCTGCTGCATGCGGTCGCCGTGGTCAAGGCCGGCGTCTTCGGGATCCTGCGCGTGGTCCACGACGTCTTCGGCGTGGAGGCCGCCGCCGAGCTCGGGGTCCTCACGCCCCTGCTGGTCCTCGCCGCCTTCACGGTGCTCTACGGCTCATACCAGGCGCTGCGGCAGGAGGAGCTGAAGAAGCGACTGGCGTACTCCACGGTCTCCCAGGTCAGCTATGTGGTGCTGGGAGTGACCATGATCAACGAGCTGGCCACCTCTGGCGGGGTGGTGCACCTGGTCCATCAGGGCATCATGAAGATCACCCTGTTCTTCTGTGCGGGACTCTTCGCCGAGGTCCTGCGCGCACACACCGTGACTGCGCTGCGCGGGGCTGGGCGCCGGATGCCGCTGACCTCGGTGGCGTTCACCGCAGGTGCCCTGGGCATGATCGGACTGCCGCCCACGGCGGGATTCATCTCCAAATGGCAGCTCGGCAGCGGAGCCGTGAGCTCGGACCAGTCCTGGGTGCTGTGGGTGCTGGTGGCCTCCTCGCTGCTCAACGCGGCCTATTTCCTGCCCGTGGTCTACTCCCTGTGGTTCGACGAACCCCCTGAACCCCCTGAAGATCCCGAAGGCCCCCGGACGACGACGGCGCGCGGCCCGAGCGAGGCGGATCCGCTGCGCGTCAAGGAGCCCAGATCCCTGGTAATCCCTGCGCTGATCACGGCCGGATTGACGGTGCTGCTGGGCCTGGTCGCCTCCCTGGCGTTCGCCCCGCTGCAGATCGCGCGGTTCATCGCCGAGGGGGTGCTGGGCTGA
- a CDS encoding NADH-quinone oxidoreductase subunit K — protein MLALGLFTLGEAPLTQVQWYLMLGSAITVIGAVRMLLTRDLVARLIGMNVTSIGSLMIILALAARPREAASFAGGSSANDPVLTALVITGLVITVAFTGLGAVLIRRIEGIQEPAHRDPAAGSDTGSGAEPDAGEEP, from the coding sequence ATGCTCGCCCTGGGACTCTTCACGCTGGGCGAGGCACCGCTGACCCAGGTCCAGTGGTACCTCATGCTCGGCTCTGCGATCACGGTCATCGGCGCGGTCCGCATGCTGCTGACCCGAGATCTGGTGGCTCGGCTGATCGGGATGAACGTGACGAGCATCGGTTCGCTGATGATCATCCTCGCCCTTGCGGCCCGGCCCCGGGAGGCGGCGAGCTTCGCCGGGGGTTCAAGCGCGAATGACCCCGTGCTCACAGCGCTGGTGATCACCGGGCTGGTCATCACAGTGGCCTTCACCGGTCTCGGCGCGGTGCTGATCCGCAGGATCGAGGGGATTCAGGAGCCCGCCCATCGAGACCCAGCGGCAGGGTCGGACACGGGATCAGGCGCAGAACCAGACGCGGGAGAAGAGCCGTGA
- a CDS encoding monovalent cation/H(+) antiporter subunit G has protein sequence MTAVIEVAALILLLLGAFFFSVGTLGLIRFPDMRSRLHALTKADNLGLGLILAGIALLLGSWASALVLGLTWVLALSAASISAQVLGGIDAQEQGEA, from the coding sequence GTGACGGCGGTGATCGAGGTCGCGGCGCTGATCCTGCTCCTGTTGGGCGCCTTCTTCTTCAGCGTGGGCACCCTCGGACTGATCCGATTCCCGGATATGCGCAGCCGCCTGCATGCGCTGACCAAGGCGGACAACCTGGGACTGGGCCTGATCCTCGCGGGCATCGCGCTGCTGCTCGGCAGCTGGGCCTCGGCTCTCGTGCTGGGGCTGACCTGGGTGCTGGCGCTGAGCGCTGCCTCCATCTCGGCCCAGGTGCTCGGAGGCATCGACGCGCAGGAACAGGGCGAGGCGTGA
- a CDS encoding ABC transporter substrate-binding protein, with product MKKLMNSRTTKGVAALSIAALALSACGPDTSGEEETAGEGIDWAEVEPAEEIVFWSNHPGASVEQEEAMIEAFTEETGIEVTLENSGATYEETSQGFQTSQGTGATPDVVVLSDATWFPNYLNDSLLAVDEVLEAAEVDTSGYVEALYEDYNYEDAHYGVPYARSTPLFYYNADHYEEAGIEAPPETWEEVGEVSQQLMEAETADSAFSFPPQEEYPAWWMQNLIWGYGGSWSEEWDFAPVASEETVEAIQFAQDATDDWASVSSGDPADDFGAGATSQIVQSTGSLGGILDIAEFEVGVAFLPGGPEAEGETPTGGAGLMISAESEPEEQLAAAMFIGFLTNSENTATFSEATGYMPVQQDADMSAVYEETPQFQVAVEQLERARSQDNARVFLPGGDLELSQTLQEILTSDVDVQEEMTSVQESLEELYERDLASELE from the coding sequence ATGAAGAAGCTGATGAACAGCAGGACGACGAAGGGCGTGGCGGCCCTGAGCATCGCCGCGCTGGCGCTGAGCGCCTGCGGCCCCGACACCTCCGGCGAGGAGGAGACGGCGGGCGAAGGCATCGATTGGGCCGAGGTCGAACCGGCCGAGGAGATCGTCTTCTGGTCCAACCACCCCGGCGCGTCGGTGGAGCAGGAAGAGGCCATGATCGAGGCGTTCACCGAGGAGACCGGCATCGAGGTCACCCTCGAGAACTCGGGCGCCACCTATGAGGAGACCTCCCAGGGCTTCCAGACCTCGCAGGGCACGGGGGCGACCCCCGACGTCGTCGTCCTCTCCGACGCGACCTGGTTCCCGAACTACCTCAACGACTCGCTGCTGGCGGTCGACGAGGTGCTCGAAGCGGCAGAGGTGGACACCTCCGGCTACGTGGAGGCCCTCTATGAGGACTACAACTACGAGGACGCTCACTACGGCGTGCCGTATGCGCGCTCCACCCCGCTGTTCTATTACAACGCCGATCACTACGAGGAAGCCGGGATCGAAGCGCCCCCGGAGACCTGGGAAGAGGTCGGTGAAGTCTCCCAGCAGCTGATGGAGGCGGAGACTGCCGATTCCGCATTCTCCTTCCCGCCCCAGGAGGAGTACCCCGCCTGGTGGATGCAGAACCTGATCTGGGGCTATGGCGGATCCTGGTCTGAGGAGTGGGACTTCGCCCCGGTCGCCTCGGAGGAGACCGTGGAGGCCATCCAGTTCGCACAGGACGCCACCGATGACTGGGCCTCCGTCTCCTCCGGAGACCCGGCAGATGATTTCGGGGCCGGAGCGACGAGCCAGATCGTGCAGTCCACCGGATCACTGGGCGGCATCCTGGACATCGCCGAGTTCGAGGTGGGCGTGGCCTTCCTCCCGGGCGGTCCCGAGGCCGAGGGTGAGACCCCGACCGGTGGTGCAGGACTGATGATCTCGGCGGAGTCGGAGCCGGAGGAGCAGCTGGCCGCGGCCATGTTCATCGGCTTCCTGACCAACTCCGAGAACACCGCGACGTTCTCCGAGGCCACGGGCTATATGCCGGTCCAGCAGGATGCCGACATGTCCGCCGTCTATGAGGAGACCCCGCAGTTCCAGGTCGCCGTGGAACAGCTGGAGCGCGCACGCTCGCAGGACAACGCTCGCGTCTTCCTGCCCGGCGGGGACCTGGAGCTCTCGCAGACCCTGCAGGAGATCCTCACCTCCGATGTGGATGTCCAGGAGGAGATGACCTCGGTGCAGGAGTCCCTCGAGGAGCTCTACGAGCGAGATCTGGCCTCCGAGCTGGAGTAA
- a CDS encoding GntR family transcriptional regulator: MNLPTEADPPAQDLYLRLLKILRDGRFRPGERLGSERALAEQLGVPRSAVRRGLDRLEAEHRVRRAMGQSGGVFADDGKIQRHLNTVQGVPDMVRHQGLTVHTQVLRAELSQPFPEEQRALQLAESMPVVRLIRVRHAGSATWSLDTSVLPARRFPGLLAQDLTGSLYALLVRDHGLVIDRADETVQATTATAVESEPLQISPGAGLLEIHRTTYDDHELPVEYAHDFFRADRTRLHLQKVGTSWKRSRP, from the coding sequence GTGAACCTGCCGACAGAGGCCGATCCTCCCGCCCAGGACCTCTACCTCCGGCTGTTGAAGATCCTGCGCGACGGGCGCTTCCGCCCCGGCGAGCGCCTCGGCAGTGAGCGGGCCCTGGCGGAGCAGCTGGGAGTGCCGCGCAGCGCCGTACGGCGCGGTCTGGACCGGCTCGAGGCCGAACACCGCGTCCGACGCGCCATGGGCCAGAGCGGCGGGGTCTTCGCCGACGACGGCAAGATCCAGCGGCATCTCAACACGGTCCAGGGTGTTCCCGACATGGTTCGCCACCAGGGGCTGACTGTGCATACTCAGGTGCTGCGCGCAGAACTTTCCCAGCCCTTCCCGGAGGAGCAGCGAGCTCTGCAGCTCGCGGAGTCGATGCCGGTAGTCCGGCTCATCCGGGTCCGCCACGCCGGCAGCGCGACCTGGTCCTTGGACACCTCGGTCCTACCCGCGCGCCGCTTCCCCGGCCTGCTGGCCCAGGACCTCACGGGTTCGCTGTACGCGCTGCTGGTCCGGGATCATGGCCTGGTCATCGACCGCGCCGATGAGACCGTGCAGGCGACGACGGCGACAGCGGTCGAATCCGAGCCTCTGCAGATCTCCCCCGGGGCCGGACTGCTGGAGATCCACCGCACCACCTATGACGACCACGAGCTGCCCGTGGAATACGCGCACGACTTCTTCCGCGCCGACCGCACCCGGCTGCACCTGCAGAAGGTCGGCACTAGCTGGAAACGTTCCCGGCCCTGA
- a CDS encoding carbohydrate ABC transporter permease, which yields MSAAVQTELERTRVRARRRQQSKNWTLFLLFAGPNILLILAFIYYPLFSNMYYSTLDWRLGSSSATPVGLENYASFFTSASGIEVWRVTGIFTAGAVLGSMVLGLLIALVLNKKIPGKTAARTAVFSPYVLSGVGVAMVWNFIFDPTRGGLAHILDFFGFDSPEWYLNEDWSLLMVIVVYVWKNLGYCAVVFLAGLQSIPKDLIEAATIDRAGPIRRFVSVTLPLLTPTVFFLLVTNILFSMTNAFDILRTMTPSGHGTNTIIFEIYLQSFGAYQRAGYSAAIAVVLFFTLFFITAVQLRFVERKVHYS from the coding sequence ATGAGCGCTGCTGTGCAGACTGAGCTGGAACGGACGCGCGTTCGCGCACGTCGGCGTCAGCAGTCGAAGAACTGGACCCTGTTTCTGCTCTTCGCAGGCCCGAACATCCTGCTGATCCTCGCGTTCATCTATTACCCGCTGTTCTCGAACATGTACTACTCCACCCTGGACTGGAGGCTGGGCTCCTCCAGCGCGACTCCGGTGGGGCTGGAGAACTACGCCTCGTTCTTCACCTCCGCCTCAGGGATCGAGGTGTGGCGGGTGACCGGCATCTTCACCGCCGGCGCGGTGCTCGGCTCCATGGTGCTGGGTCTGCTGATCGCCCTGGTGCTGAACAAGAAGATCCCCGGCAAGACGGCCGCCCGCACGGCGGTGTTCTCTCCCTACGTGCTCTCCGGCGTCGGGGTGGCCATGGTCTGGAACTTCATCTTCGACCCCACCCGCGGCGGCCTCGCGCACATCCTCGACTTCTTCGGCTTCGACTCTCCCGAGTGGTACCTCAACGAGGACTGGTCCCTGCTCATGGTGATCGTCGTCTACGTCTGGAAGAACCTGGGCTACTGCGCCGTCGTCTTCCTGGCGGGCCTGCAGTCCATTCCCAAGGACCTGATCGAGGCGGCGACCATCGACCGCGCCGGCCCGATCCGCCGTTTCGTCTCGGTGACCCTGCCGCTGCTGACCCCCACGGTGTTCTTCCTGCTGGTCACCAACATCCTGTTCTCGATGACCAACGCCTTTGACATCCTGCGCACCATGACCCCCAGCGGTCACGGCACGAACACGATCATCTTCGAGATCTATCTGCAGTCCTTCGGCGCCTACCAGCGGGCCGGATACTCCGCCGCCATCGCCGTGGTGCTCTTCTTCACCCTGTTCTTCATCACTGCGGTCCAGCTGCGCTTCGTCGAGCGGAAGGTGCACTACTCATGA
- a CDS encoding dienelactone hydrolase family protein: protein MSEKTPHQNTTFTIDPAAQGPSTAHGYLALPQSGTGPGVIVIQEWWGLTDHIKDVADRLAAEGFVALAPDLYGGSITHDGEEAGEMMSRLPAEEGARLLAGATDHLLSLEAVSSKSVGAIGFCMGGGFVLAMAAQQGDKVSAAVPFYGVGQGVPESYNGVTAAVQGHYAEHDQNYPVEKAREQEEQIRAESGAEVTYHYYDAGHAFHNDENPLGTYDPEKAQLAWDRAVTFLKERIG, encoded by the coding sequence ATGAGTGAAAAGACCCCGCACCAGAACACCACCTTCACGATCGACCCCGCGGCACAGGGACCGAGCACTGCCCACGGCTACCTGGCCCTGCCGCAGAGCGGCACCGGGCCCGGGGTCATCGTCATCCAGGAGTGGTGGGGTCTGACCGATCACATCAAGGACGTGGCCGATCGCCTGGCCGCTGAAGGGTTCGTCGCCCTGGCCCCTGACCTCTACGGGGGCAGCATCACCCATGACGGCGAGGAGGCCGGAGAGATGATGTCCAGGCTCCCCGCCGAGGAGGGCGCGCGGCTGCTGGCCGGCGCCACCGACCATCTGCTGAGCCTGGAGGCCGTGAGCTCGAAGTCCGTGGGTGCCATCGGCTTCTGCATGGGCGGCGGCTTCGTCCTGGCCATGGCCGCACAACAGGGAGACAAGGTCTCCGCGGCGGTGCCGTTCTACGGAGTCGGGCAGGGCGTCCCCGAGAGCTACAACGGCGTCACGGCAGCCGTGCAGGGCCACTACGCCGAGCACGATCAGAACTACCCGGTGGAGAAGGCCCGCGAGCAGGAGGAGCAGATCCGCGCCGAGTCCGGCGCCGAGGTCACCTACCACTACTACGACGCCGGCCACGCCTTCCACAATGACGAGAACCCGCTGGGCACCTATGACCCGGAGAAGGCCCAGCTGGCCTGGGACCGTGCGGTGACATTCCTGAAGGAGCGCATCGGCTGA